The DNA region CCAGCAGCCACGTCATTGAATCGGTTCACGCGGCTCGAAGGCGGCTTGGTCAGGCCGCTCAAGGCCCAGCCCCGCACACGATCCGTACGCTTGCCGGACAAACTCGGACCACGCCGCCGCCCCGGCTGATAAGTCGTCGTCACTTGGTCTCGGCGAGCGATCTACCCGCGCTGTCTGTTGCGGCACGCTCACATCAACACGCGTCCCCTCGACCAGGTCGACCGGTCCCAGGGGGCGGAAGACGCCCCGATCGAAGATTGCAGGGATGGGTTGGCTCATACGAAAAGTATACGAAGTGGCCCAAGCCAGCGTCCATGCGGCAGAGCGGAATCGTCACCGCGATCGGGGGCGCAGCAGACGGCGCATGCCGTACGCCGGGAGCAGCGCCTCAATCCAGCTCTTCAATCCACACCCGCAGCTCGTTCTCGTACTCGCTCGCCAGGTCGCCGCGGACCAGGGTCCGCAGGAACTCGCCCAGCCCCTCGCTGCCGGTGTCGGCCTGCTCGGCGCTGGCGAAGCGGAGCATCGGGTCCGGATTCGTCAGCTTGCGGAGGATGTTCACCAGCAGGTCGCTGTGGGCGATGTCTGGCGGCAGGATGCTGGTGAGGCGCTGCGGCAGCGTCCGCTTAGCCTCGAGCAGCTTGGCGTAGTCGTTGATGCCGGCGAACAGCGGCCGGCCGCTGAGCACCTCGATCAGCACGTAGCCCAGGCTCGCCAAGTCCGAGCGGGGAGTGAACTCTTCCCGCTCCAGCATCTCCGGCGCCGCGTACTGGGGCGTACATGTCCGCTGACGCGGCGGGTCGTTCAGGTCGATCGCCGAGCCGATGTCGATCAGCTTCGCGTTGCCCGTACGCTTGATCATGATGTTCGACGGCTTGATGTCGCCGTGAACAATCTCTTCGCGGTGCAACGCGGCCAGCCCCGCCAGGCACTCGCGCATGATGGCGATCGCCATGCCGGGCTTGAGCCGGGGGCGGACCGCCCCCTGGGTGACGATGACGTTGTTGATGTACTCCCAACGCTTCTTGCTGACGCGCTCCCGGGCCCGCTCCAGCATCGAGGCGGTGAGCAGGATGTCGAGGTCGTAGCCGTCTACCCACTCCATCTCGAGGATGCGGATGCGGTCGCGCTCGATAAAGTTGTTCACGTCCAGCAGGTTGTCGTGCTGGATCTGAGCGACCCGCGAGCCGATCGCCGCCATCCGGCCCATGGCCTCGACGTACGACCGCTCGTCGGTGTACCGCTCGGGCGAGAAGAACTTCAGCGCCACCGGCAGGGTAAAGTTGTCGGTGCCGCGGCGTTCGCTCAGGTACACCACTCCCTGCCCACCGGTGCCCAGCAGCCGCTTCAGGCGCAGGTGTTGCGTCCAGCCCATCTTCTGGCTGTGGATCAGCCGGTCGTACTTGTCGTAAAGGTCGTCGGGGCAGCGTTGCGGGGGCTCAGCGTCTGAACGAAAGGTCAGCGTCCTGGTCTGATGAATTACGGTAGTTGACATCCACGTCAATCTCCGGAGCCTGTCGGCGGGGCGGTGCGGATTATGAAAAAGATGAAAGCCGCGCAGCCCGTACGGCTCCATTCTAGGCACGCTCCGCAGAATTGGGCATCCCAGGTTCGGCTCGGATACCCGCGAATCATCGGTAAAAGAGGTAGGTCTGCGACGGTGGGAGGGAGCGGTGGCTTGCGTAGGATGCGCGGGCCGTGCGCCCGCAGGTGCGCTACTTTGCCCCGCCCCTGCCCTCCAGTCGCCACAGCGAATCGGCGGGTTCTGGGAACCCCAGGCGGTTGTCGACCTGGTTCACCAGCCGCTCCCCGCGGCGGAATCGCCGTAGATTCTCGCAGAATAGGTCGGTCATGTCGTCGATCCGCGACGCCCGCTGGCCACCCACGTGGGGGGTGATAAGCATGTTCTCCAGCCCCCACAGTGGGCTGGTCTCTGGGAGGGGCTCTACCTCGGTCACGTCGACCGCGGCGCCCCGCAGGTGACCGCCAAGCGCCTGCGCCAGGTCTTCTTCCACCACCAGCGGTCCGCGGGCCACGTTCACCAAGAACGACCCCTCGGGCATCAACGCCAGCCGGCGTGCGTTCATCAGCCCGCGGGTCTGATCGGTGAGGGGCGCGGCGAGGATCAGCACGTCGACCCGCGGCAGCAGCGAGTCGATCCCCTCGGGGGGGAGCAGCTCCGCCACCGAGGCCGGCTTTTCCTCGGGGAACCAGTCGGTCGCCAAGATGCGGGCCTCGAACGCGCTCAGCACGTCGGCCAGCAGCCGGCCGTTCCCCCCCAGGCCGATCAGCCCCACGGTGGCGCCAAACAGGTCGCGGGTGGGGCGTCGGGTGAAGTCGCGGCGCTCTTGGGCGCGGAAGAACGTGGGGAGGTCGCGGAGGATCCCCAGCGTGAGCGCCAGGGTGTGGTCCGCCACTTGCTTGGCGAGCACGCCCGAGGCGCTGGAGACCAAGATGTCGGAGGCCACGACCGAGGGGACCAGGCAGTGGTCCATCCCGGCCGCCGAGGACTGGATCCAGCGGAGCCGGCCGCGGGAAACCACGTCGTCCCACGGCACCGGCACCTTGGCGTGCCCGCAGTAGATATCGGCGTCGAGCAGCGCCTCGGCGACCCCCTGCTGGCCGGCGTCGACCACCTCGGCGTCGCCGGCGGCGGCCTGGATTTTTTGCAGGTGCTGGGGCTGTACCGGGTAGCAGAGGACGATTCGCATCTTGTTTCTGGTTTTTTAGGCTTTGCCGGGGTGCGCCACCGAGTGGTGCCGGGCGGTTGTCGCCGTTATCATGGGGAGGTTACGCTCGTCGATCGCCCCTCGGAAGGGGCGAAATCATCCCGCGATTCCCTCTGAGGCTTGGTCGTGTCTGACCGCTGTTTCCGATACCCGCTGGCCGCGGCGCTCGCGCTGCTGCTGTTGCGGCTGGCGCTGGGCGTCCATTTCTTCAACGCCGGGGTTGAGAAGCTCTCTGGCTTCTCGTCCGAGGGGTTCCTGCTGGCCGCCAAGGGGCCGATGGCGCTCACCTACCAGTCGTTCGCTGCCGGCGAACACGACTGGCGGGCGCTGCTGTCCGCGCCGAGGCAGCTCCCCGCCGACGCGGAGGCGGGTCCGGCGCACGGGGACTGGTCGCACCGGGTGAAGACCGACTGGACTCAGATGCGTGACGATTTTGTGGCGAGCGCCGAGCTGAGCGAAGAGCAGACCAAGCGGGCCGAGGAGATCGTCAAGAAGTCGTTCGGCCAGCTCGACGCCTACCTGGCCGGCGTGGAAGACGCGATCTCGGAGTACCGCTACGAATTGTGGAAACTCGCAGAGTTGAAGCAGAGCCCGGCCGCGGGCGAACTGCCGTACGTAAACGACCGTATTGCAGATGCCACGAGTTCTACCCGCAACACCCCCAGGCCGTGGGTGAACGAGGTCGCCGCGATCGAAACCCAGATGGTAAATCAGTTGCGAGTAATCGCAGCGCCGACGCCGGCGATCGACGCGGCGCTCGACCCCGCGATCCCGTTGGATTCGGTGAACACGGTCGTCACGTGGACCGTGCTCAGCGTCGGTGTGATGCTGTTCATCGGACTGGCCACACCGGTCGCGGCCCTGGTCGCGGCGCTGTTCTTGTTGTCGGTCATGGCGTCGCAGCCCCCTTGGGTCGCCGGCGCCGAGGCATCGTTCTTCTACTACCAGTTGGTCGAGGTCGCCGCGCTGTTGGCCGTGGCCGCGACCGGCGCCGGCAAGTGGGCCGGCCTGGACGGCGTGTTCCGCTCGCTGTGCAGCGGG from Pirellulimonas nuda includes:
- a CDS encoding antitoxin family protein, producing the protein MSQPIPAIFDRGVFRPLGPVDLVEGTRVDVSVPQQTARVDRSPRPSDDDLSAGAAAWSEFVRQAYGSCAGLGLERPDQAAFEPREPIQ
- a CDS encoding D-2-hydroxyacid dehydrogenase, which codes for MRIVLCYPVQPQHLQKIQAAAGDAEVVDAGQQGVAEALLDADIYCGHAKVPVPWDDVVSRGRLRWIQSSAAGMDHCLVPSVVASDILVSSASGVLAKQVADHTLALTLGILRDLPTFFRAQERRDFTRRPTRDLFGATVGLIGLGGNGRLLADVLSAFEARILATDWFPEEKPASVAELLPPEGIDSLLPRVDVLILAAPLTDQTRGLMNARRLALMPEGSFLVNVARGPLVVEEDLAQALGGHLRGAAVDVTEVEPLPETSPLWGLENMLITPHVGGQRASRIDDMTDLFCENLRRFRRGERLVNQVDNRLGFPEPADSLWRLEGRGGAK
- a CDS encoding serine/threonine-protein kinase, whose translation is MSTTVIHQTRTLTFRSDAEPPQRCPDDLYDKYDRLIHSQKMGWTQHLRLKRLLGTGGQGVVYLSERRGTDNFTLPVALKFFSPERYTDERSYVEAMGRMAAIGSRVAQIQHDNLLDVNNFIERDRIRILEMEWVDGYDLDILLTASMLERARERVSKKRWEYINNVIVTQGAVRPRLKPGMAIAIMRECLAGLAALHREEIVHGDIKPSNIMIKRTGNAKLIDIGSAIDLNDPPRQRTCTPQYAAPEMLEREEFTPRSDLASLGYVLIEVLSGRPLFAGINDYAKLLEAKRTLPQRLTSILPPDIAHSDLLVNILRKLTNPDPMLRFASAEQADTGSEGLGEFLRTLVRGDLASEYENELRVWIEELD